In Electrophorus electricus isolate fEleEle1 chromosome 6, fEleEle1.pri, whole genome shotgun sequence, a single genomic region encodes these proteins:
- the prrc2b gene encoding protein PRRC2B isoform X1, with the protein MSDRLGQITKSKDGKSKYSSLSLFDKYKGKSIETQKTTVVPRHGLQSLGKVATARRMPPPAHLPSLKSENKGNDPNVIIVPKDGTGWANKQEQSDQKSSVALTAQLPESQQQLPLQKSVSNLQKPTPAASQENTSTGGPKQWAQLNGKAADQDGLRASNRLQPFSHEEFPTLKAAGEQDRAGKEKSAFDPSYGPGPSLRPQNVTSWREGGGRYLQPISLAPALSSDPESKGGSSPAEATTPLPPPPPSSSSSSSSSSSSSSSANAAATTATAPSPDLKEPPLRPVQPLRRTVPSALQYQFHHTSTTYHDMLPAFMCPKETRDGPGSSEHGLATVVAPLRFDARPTFRPAYPTPEPVNGDVRRENRFARAPPRPSPRPLRRPGDRAPRPAIINPDDLKDLDDLDNDCEDGWAGLHEEVDYSEKLKFSDDDEDHAPSEKNKIWGEWESHRERQSSVSSGEGHYPQEAEEDSFQHQFDAPPFRKANGRYASTDSQHKPSGASESAEEPEELQRPPAPPRAKFVSGVLSEAVERARRRREEEERRAREERLAACAEKLKKLDEKFGWSERPPRTGDSQRETHAAEAKEPVPSPGREPTKPHLEAWQHATKEVSEHPCSQSPSQDYRDDGLGYRNEDDGPEPTSPLPDYGRHYKAVPPRFQKQHQQQEQVYKMQQWQQSGHPPQAGSGHPQRGYYPPHMLGFDPRWMMMPPYMDPRMAQGRSPVDYYPPSVHSSGMMKSVIQQDRLNSPGSASDEGSHPSMHQERRAPSTEPYPVWSQDGYPPARSFTPPYQRQHENTDRTDDRSDRSCSQQDSYEDRGTERVDSPTDDLPHQGYRQGRGADMSLTSQRDAGHEEARPPSVHGRPHHGDGEYSKPDHQKEACSTRHQRESADSHDDACEGKEKGYDSDFWRKEGSLKKDGCMQSQWAEPGSGSSSSSAGPPSESSGRTLRRTGPIKKPVLKALKVEDKENEKPKSEPEEKPVPYRLEKEVLTNVYDLKKDSQPLTSRHSVPPPAAFHEEKQFAPPKVEKASNLSEESTKENTWDGGKSQLKEPLDSRELPVPRRNNWIFIDEEQAFAGARGTGRGRGRGFREFSSRGGRGRGERSDNPRGAYNSSNGQRAGRGRAPRDFAKAEELQRGKPRRRNVSETLSEASEYEELPKRRRQKGSENGEAPYSGSGDMKRVERDSWRSNKVYNNDQGGGGEAREKPKTTRGFGRSLPPRLNAGYNRGFGTREISTWRGRGTQFGGVVTQENGYNFGSDSYSRKSAEGEPLKYPPKFSASFVENGVEDRGEGDYYLDNDNPDNRPLRRRRPPRQDKPPRFRRLRQERETGAQWNSEEYVNGDLANPWPSRSKADDHWPGQYSGGRQQEFGHQGEDWETGSENSDFNDWREKRGGAQHGDAPADPTHSEAGSEKRELSKRSFSSQRPLVDRQNRKNDMVVLESSKMSRSTDTPSSVGSSNRNDGWQNGVSPNCRRSPDDAAPGLSTVPVYTVEQTEEGLTTSTSDAVAKKMEKELKPRGIKGDMAEPLSQYDLNSYPIESDSGASIPSPEGFQDALSKKQRRPQEDERRRKEQGPPVAVKNRSVTSKMPPRFAKKQGSMSMEQPEEPLSTSNLGTEIWETNSTALTVQSSGGDSWTKQVSYTGSEPNSEDSDAGPEQSKEHKPGPIGNERSLKNRKGSEGMERLEGPITPVNGVDSVIPVPPIEFGVSAKDSDFSLPPGSAPVAVSSPVTKLQDALVGNAGLAQGIPMLRRDHLQPAINLNPISFPTTDLTLKMESARKAWENSQSLPEQGSPGGAGSGTQPPCSAGSSSGVSYSSFGGVSMPPMPVASVAPSVSMQGNHIPPLYLDGHVFPSQPRLVPPTMTQQQSYQQAAAAQQIPISLHTSLQAQAQLGLRGGLPVSQSQDMFNSIPPFRSQVYMHPNLSQPSPMVLSGGAPLKGPYSTFPGMQPSDMVKPQSGSHYQPINGNQPLVYDGPMNQAPGMGTSQLMDSQLIQVPMPLPGSQLRYGSAQQHLILPQSIQLQQGQNLSVSAPRRIMPPGSQPPIMPTNREPSQMEMKGFQFSDKGNHSPGIPAGSYRPGSASPSGKPSGPSGPQAVGPLPGHYPQQVAPPQGSMVMHIRAPTAGPFPSPIQRPVVQVNKAVIIRSPPYPSPGREPPHSTPPSNPEAATKGPEEGTKTKALRESRQAVGDLKASSSVMPSKLQEPLASGQAKPGRTGAIKPQAAKAEDNKV; encoded by the exons ATGTCCGATCGTTTGGGGCAAATAACCAAGTCCAAGGATGGGAAAAGCAAGTATTCCTCGCTCAGCCTATTTGACAAATACAAGGGAAAGTCAATAGAAACTCAGAaaaccacag TTGTTCCGCGACATGGCTTGCAGAGTCTTGGCAAAGTGGCCACTGCCCGGCGCATGCCCCCACCCGCTCACCTGCCGAGCTTGAAATCCGAGAATAAAGGAAACGATCCCAACGTGATTATTGTGCCCAAAGACGGAACAGGATGGGCGAACAAGCAGGAACAGTCCGATCAAAAGAG TTCCGTTGCATTGACAGCACAGCTGCCGGAGTCGCAGCAGCAACTGCCTTTGCAGAAATCTGTCTCCAATCTTCAGAAGCCAACACCGGCAGCCAGCCAGGAG aacacaaGCACAGGTGGACCAAAGCAATGGGCACAACTAAATGGAAAGGCAGCAGATCAAGATG GTTTAAGGGCCTCAAACCGACTGCAGCCCTTCTCTCACGAGGAATTTCCGACGCTGAAAGCAGCAGGAGAACAGGACAGGGCTGGCAAGGAAAAAAGCGCCTTCGATCCGTCGTATGGGCCCGGACCAAGCCTCCGCCCGCAGA ATGTCACGAGCTGGAGGGAGGGTGGTGGGCGGTACCTCCAGCCCATCTCCCTTGCACCCGCCCTCTCCTCTGACCCGGAGAGCAAGGGTGGCAGCAGCCCGGCTGAGGCCACAAccccccttcctcctcctcctccctcatcctcctcatcttcctcctcctcatcttcctcctcctcatctgccAATGCCGCCGCCACCACTGCCACGGCGCCATCGCCCGACCTGAAGGAGCCCCCGCTGCGACCGGTCCAGCCCCTGCGCAGAACAGTACCCTCTGCCTTGCAGTACCAATTCCACCACACTAGCACCACCTACCACGACATGCTGCCTGCCTTC ATGTGCCCCAAAGAGACTCGTGACGGCCCCGGCTCTTCTGAGCATGGCCTTGCCACTGTGGTTGCCCCCCTGCGCTTCGATGCTAGGCCCACCTTCAGACCAGCTTACCCTACTCCAGAGCCTGTCAA CGGAGATGTGCGAAGGGAGAACCGTTTTGCGCGTGCTCCCCCGCGTCCCTCTCCCCGCCCGCTGCGTCGCCCTGGAGACAGGGCACCCCGGCCTGCTATCATTAACCCGGATGATCTGAAGGACCTTGATGACCTGGACAATGACTGCGAGGACGGATGGGCAG GTCTCCATGAGGAGGTGGATTACAGTGAAAAGCTCAAATTCAGTGATGACGATGAGGATCATGCTCCCAGCGAGAAGAATAAAATTTG GGGAGAGTGGGAGTCCCACCGGGAACGTCAGTCATCCGTGAGTTCAGGAGAGGGTCATTACCCACAGGAGGCCGAAGAAGACTCCTTCCAGCACCAGTTCGATGCCCCACCTTTCAGGAAGGCAAATGGCAGATATGCCTCCACAGATTCACAG CATAAGCCTAGTGGGGCGAGTGAGTCTGCGGAGGAGCCTGAAGAGCTGCAGAGGCCCCCTGCTCCCCCTCGCGCGAAGTTTGTGTCGGGGGTCCTCTCTGAGGCTGTGGAGAGGGCACGGCGGCGgcgggaggaagaggagcggcGCGCCCGTGAAGAAAGGCTGGCTGCTTGTGCTGAGAAGTTGAAGAAGCTGGACGAGAAGTTTGGCTGGAGCGAGCGGCCGCCACGCACCGGGGACTCGCAGAGGGAAACGCACGCCGCCGAGGCCAAGGAGCCTGTGCCGTCCCCCGGCCGCGAGCCCACCAAGCCACATCTGGAGGCCTGGCAGCATGCCACTAAAG AAGTGTCAGAGCATCCTTGTAGTCAGTCCCCTAGCCAGGATTACAGAGATGACGGCTTGGGTTACCGGAACGAGGACGATGGCCCAGAACCCACCTCTCCGCTTCCTGACTACGGTCGGCACTACAAGGCCGTCCCGCCGCGCTTTCAGaagcagcaccagcagcag GAGCAGGTGTACAAGATGCAGCAATGGCAGCAGTCAGGCCATCCTCCGCAGGCAGGCTCGGGGCACCCACAGCGAGGGTACTATCCCCCACACATGCTGGGCTTTGACCCCCGCTGGATGATGATGCCCCCCTACATGGACCCCCGCATGGCCCAGGGTCGCTCGCCTGTTGATTACTATCCTCCCAGTGTCCACTCCTCCG GAATGATGAAGTCAGTCATCCAGCAGGATCGCCTCAATAGCCCTGGCTCAGCCTCTGATGAAGGAAGccatcccagcatgcaccaggAGAGGCGAGCACCCTCCACCGAACCCTACCCAGTCTGGAGCCAAGATGGCTACCCTCCTGCTCGCAGTTTTACTCCACCTTACCAGAGACAGCATGAAAACACTGATAGGACAGATGACAG GAGTGACAGGTCATGCTCTCAGCAGGACTCTTATGAAGACAGAGGGACTGAGCGTGTGGACAGCCCAACCGATGACCTCCCACACCAGGGCTACCGTCAGGGACGAGGCGCCGACATGTCTCTGACTTCCCAGCGTGACGCAGGGCATGAGGAGGCTCGACCACCGTCGGTGCATGGCCGCCCGCACCACGGAGATGGAGAATACTCCAAACCTGACCATCAGAAGGAGGCCTGCTCCACCAGGCACCAGAGGGAAAGTGCGGATTCCCACGACGATGCGTGTGAGGGTAAAGAGAAGGGCTATGACTCGGACTTCTGGAGAAAAGAGGGCTCGCTGAAGAAAGACGGCTGCATGCAGTCTCAGTGGGCCGAGCCAGGCTCcggctccagctccagcagtgCTGGCCCGCCATCCGAGTCCAGCGGCAGGACCCTCAGGAGGACCGGTCCCATCAAGAAGCCCGTGCTCAAGGCCCTGAAGGTCGAGGACAAGGAGAATGAGAAGCCCAAATCGGAGCCAGAAGAAAAGCCTGTTCCATATCGGCTGGAGAAGGAGGTCCTGACCAACGTGTATGACCTGAAGAAGGACAGCCAGCCCCTGACCAGCAGGCACTCTGTTCCTCCTCCAGCCGCCTTTCACGAGGAGAAGCAGTTTGCTCCTCCCAAAGTAGAAAAGGCCAGCAATCTAAGCGAGGAGTCCACCAAGGAGAACACCTGGGATGGCGGCAAGTCCCAGCTTAAAGAGCCCTTAGACAGCCGAGAGCTACCAGTGCCACGCCGCAACAACTGGATCTTCATTGATGAAGAGCAGGCATTCGCCGGGGCCAGAGGGACAGGGCGGGGCCGTGGCAGGGGCTTCAGGGAGTTCAGCTCTCGGGGCGGCAGGGGGCGTGGGGAACGCTCAGACAACCCCAGGGGTGCATACAACTCCAGCAACGGCCAGCGGGCAGGCCGGGGCAGGGCCCCACGGGACTTCGCCAAGGCCGAGGAGCTACAACGGGGTAAACCGCGGCGCCGCAATGTAAGCGAGACCCTGAGCGAGGCATCAGAGTACGAGGAGCTGCCCAAACGGCGTCGGCAGAAGGGCTCCGAGAACGGCGAGGCGCCATATTCAGGCTCAGGGGACatgaagagggtggagagggacTCGTGGAGGTCCAACAAGGTCTACAACAATGatcagggtggaggaggagaggcgcGGGAGAAGCCCAAAACAACAAGAGGCTTCGGCCGGTCCCTCCCGCCGCGCCTCAATGCCGGGTACAACCGCGGCTTTGGCACAAGGGAAATCTCTACCTGGAGGGGACGAGGAACACAGTTTGGAGGTGTTGTCACGCAGGAGAATGGATACAACTTTGGGAGCGACTCGTATTCGAGGAAGTCAGCCGAGGGTGAACCCCTAAAATACCCACCAAAGTTCTCCGCGTCCTTTGTGGAGAATGGTGtagaggacagaggggagggggactACTACCTGGACAACGACAACCCTGACAACAGGCCCCTGAGGAGACGTCGCCCGCCACGCCAGGACAAGCCGCCGCGGTTCAGGAGGCTGCGTCAGGAACGGGAGACTGGGGCTCAGTGGAACAGCGAGGAGTACGTCAACGGGGACCTCGCTAACCCTTGGCCCAGTCGCTCGAAGGCCGACGATCACTGGCCAGGCCAGTACTCTGGTGGCAGGCAGCAGGAGTTTGGACATCAGGGTGAGGACTGGGAGACCGGTTCAGAGAACAGTGACTTTAACGATTGGCGGGAGAAGCGGGGCGGTGCCCAGCATGGCGATGCACCCGCTGACCCCACCCACAGCGAGGCCGGctcagagaagagagagctCTCTAAAAGGAGCTTCTCCAGCCAGCGCCCTCTTGTGGACCGACAGAACCGCAAGAATGACATGGTCGTTTTGGAAAGCAGCAAGATGAGTCGCTCTACGGACACCCCCTCTAGTGTTGGCTCGTCAAACCGCAATGACGGCTGGCAGAATGGGGTCTCACCCAACTGCAGAAG GAGTCCAGATGATGCAGCTCCAGGTTTGAGCACAGTGCCGGTGTACACGGTGGAGCAGACAGAGGAAGGCCTCACCACCAGCACCTCCGATGCCGTCGCCAAGAAGATGGAGAAGGAGCTGAAACCACGGGGCATCAAAGGAGACATGGCTGAGCCCCTCTCCCAATACGACCTGAATAGTTACCCGA TTGAAAGCGATTCGGGAGCTTCCATTCCAAGTCCGGAGGGATTCCAGGATGCCCTTTCAAAAAAACAGCGCCGCCCTCAGGAGGACGAGCGCAGGAGGAAGGAGCAGGGCCCGCCG GTAGCAGTAAAGAATAGATCAGTCACTTCAAAGATGCCTCCCCGATTTGCTAAGAAGCAGGGCAGCATGTCCATGGAACAGCCGGAAGAGCCCCTCTCAACCAGCAACTTGGGCACGGAGATATGGGAAACCAACAGCACAG CTCTTACAGTTCAGTCGTCTGGTGGTGACTCATGGACGAAGCAGGTCTCGTACACTGGGAGCGAACCAAATTCTGAG GACTCGGACGCGGGACCCGAACAGAGCAAAGAGCACAAGCCGGGTCCAATCGGCAACGAACGCTCACTGAAGAACCGCAAGGGCTCAGAGGGCATGGAGCGTCTGGAGGGGCCCATCACCCCGGTCAACGGTGTGGACAGCGTCATCCCTGTTCCCCCCATCGAGTTTGGCGTCAGTGCGAAGGACTCGGACTTCAGCCTTCCGCCGGGGTCTGCCCCTGTGGCTGTGTCCAGCCCAGTCACCAAGCTGCAGGATGCTCTCGTTGGCAAC gcgggccttgctcagggcaTTCCTATGCTGCGCAGAGATCACCTGCAACCTGCCATCAACCTCAACCCAATATCCTTCCCCACCACGGACCTCACTCTTAAG ATGGAGTCTGCCCGTAAAGCCTGGGAGAACTCGCAGTCGCTCCCCGAGCAGGGCTCCCCCGGCGGGGCCGGCTCAGGTACCCAGCCCCCCTGCAGCGCCGGCTCCTCCAGCGGCGTCAGCTACAGCTCCTTCGGAGGTGTCTCCATGCCGCCCATGCCCGTGGCCTCTGTTGCCCCCTCTGTGTCCATGCAAG GTAATCACATCCCTCCTCTGTATCTGGACGGCCATGTTTTTCCTAGTCAGCCTCGACTGGTGCCGCCAACCATGACCCAGCAACAGAGCTACCAGCAG gcAGCAGCCGCCCAGCAGATTCCCATCTCCCTGCACACATCTTTGCAGGCGCAGGCCCAGCTTGGACTCAGGGGaggcctgcctgtctctcagtCCCAGGATATGTTCAACTCCATCCCCCCTTTCAG GTCCCAGGTGTACATGCATCCCAACCTCTCTCAGCCGAGTCCCATGGTGCTGTCGGGAGGGGCCCCTCTTAAAGGCCCGTACTCAACCTTCCCTGGCATGCAGCCCTCTGACATGGTGAAACCCCAGTCAGGCTCCCACTACCAGCCCATCAACGGCAATCAGCCCCTGGTTTACGACGGGCCCATGAACCAGGCTCCTGGCATGGGCACTTCCCAGCTCATGGACTCCCAGCTTATTCAG gtgcccATGCCACTGCCTGGCTCTCAGCTGCGTTATGGCTCAGCCCAGCAGCACCTTATCCTGCCCCAGTCCATCCAGCTGCAGCAGGGGCAGAATCTGTCTGTGAGCGCCCCACGGCGCATCATGCCCCCCGGCTCCCAGCCACCCATCATGCCTACTAACAGGGAG CCATCCCAGATGGAGATGAAAGGATTCCAGTTTTCCGACAAGGGCAACCACTCACCTGGAATACCTGCTGGCTCCTACAG GCCTGGCTCGGCTAGCCCCAGTGGGAAGCCCTCTGGTCCCAGTGGTCCCCAGGCTGTGGGCCCCCTGCCTGGACATTACCCTCAACAG GTGGCCCCTCCCCAGGGCAGCATGGTGATGCACATCCGTGCCCCCACCGCGGGCCCCTTCCCCAGCCCCATCCAGCGGCCCGTCGTGCAGGTAAACAAGGCCGTCATCATTCGTTCCCCCCCTTACCCCAGCCCGGGTCGCGagccaccccactccaccccaccttCCAACCCTGAGGCGGCCACCAAGGGGCCTGAGGAGGGCACGAAG ACCAAGGCCCTCCGTGAGTCCCGGCAGGCTGTGGGCGACCTGAAGGCCTCCTCATCAGTGATGCCCAGCAAGCTCCAGGAGCCCCTGGCCTCTGGCCAAGCCAAGCCAGGGCGCACCGGAGCCATCAAGCCCCAGGCAGCCAAAGCAGAGGACAACAAGGTCTGA